GAAGGCGCTGTCACGGTTGGCGCCCGCAAATTGCAGGACATCCTGCGCTCGCTGCCGGACAGTACCGAAATCAGCCTGGTACTCGAGGACAAGCGTTTGCAGGTGCGTGCCGGCAAGAGTCGCTTCAGTCTGCAAACCCTGCCGGCTGACGATTTTCCCCGGATGACGCTGACCGAGGACGAAACCAGGCAATTCACCATTCCCCAAAAGGCCTTCCGCCAGTTGATCGGCAAGACCCAGTACGCAATGGCGGCACAGGATGTGCGTTATTACCTGAACGGCCTGCTACTGCTGGTCGAAGGTAACGAACTCCGTGCAGTGGCCACCGATGGTCACCGTCTGGCATTTGCCAGCGTCGGGATCGAAGCTGACCTGGCCCGTCAGGAAATGATCCTGCCGCGCAAGACGGTGCTTGAACTCAACCGCCTGCTTTCCGATAACGAAGAGCCGTTGACCGTGACTCTGGCCAGCAACCAGGTGCGTTTTTCCTTTGGTTCCATCGTTCTCGTGTCCAAGCTGATCGACGGCAAATTCCCCGACTACGAACGGGTGATTCCGCAGAGCCTGCGCAACCACATGACCGTTTCCCGCCAGACGCTGATGCAGGCGATGCAGCGTGCCGCGATCCTGACCAATGAAAAATTCCGTGGCGTGCGCGTCGTCCTCGCGGATAATGCGCTCAAGCTGATCGCTGCCAACGCCGAGCAGGAAGAAGCGCAGGAAGAAATCGAAGTCGCTTACGGCGGCGAAGCCATCGACGTTGGTTTCAACGTCAGCTACCTGCTCGACGTGCTCAACAACGTGCATGCCGACGAAGTGCAGTGGAGCTTCAACGACGCCAACTCCAGCGCCCTGGTCACCCTGCCCGGCAACGACCGCTTCAAGTACGTCGTGATGCCGATGCGCATCTGATCCCTGCCCGTCCCCACCCGAAGACCCGTTTCACCTGGAACAGCAAGCAATGAGCGAAGAAAGCCAACAGAACAACAGCCCGCAGGAAGCACCCGCCTACGGCGAATCCAGCATCCAGATCCTTGAAGGCCTGGAGGCGGTCCGCAAGCGGCCGGGCATGTACATCGGCGATACTTCGGACGGCACCGGCTTGCACCATCTGGTCTTCGAGGTGGTCGACAACTCGATTGACGAGGCCCTTGCCGGTCACTGCGACGACATCATTGTCACCATCCACACCGACAACTCGATTTCGGTGATCGACAACGGTCGCGGTATCCCGACTGGCGTCAAGATGGACGACAAGCACGAGCCCAAGCGCTCGGCGGCCGAAATCGCGCTGACCGAACTGCACGCCGGCGGCAAGTTCAACCAGAACTCGTACAAGGTCTCGGGCGGCCTGCACGGCGTCGGCGTTTCCTGCGTCAATGCCCTGTCCAAATGGCTGCGCCTGACCATCCGCCGGGATGGCAAGAAGCACTTCATGGAGTTTTGCCGCGGGGTGCCGGTCGACCGTGTCATCGAGCAGCGTGACGGGGTCGAGATTTCACCGCTCAAGGTGCTGGGCGATACCGAAAAACGCGGGACCGAAGTGCATTTTCTGGCCGATGAAGAAATCTTTGGCCACGTCGAATTCCACTACGAAATCCTCGCCAAGCGCCTGCGCGAACTCTCCTTCCTCAACAACGGCGTCAGCATCAAGCTGGTCGACCAGCGTTCCGGCAAGGAGGAACTGTTTGCCTTTGCTGGCGGTGTGCAGAGCTTCGTTGAATACGTCAATCGCACCAAGAGCGTGCTGCACCCGAAAATCTTTTACTCAGCCGGCGAAGCCAAGGTCGGCGGCGACGGCGTCACCATCGGCGTCGAAGTGGCGATGCAGTGGAACGATTCCTACCAGGAACAGGTACTCTGCTTCACCAACAACATCCCGCAGTCCGACGGCGGTACCCACCTGACCGGCCTGCGCGCGGCGATGACGCGGGTGATCAACAAGTACATCGACGAGAACGAGATCGCCAAGAAGGCCAAGGTCGATATTTCCGGCGACGACATGCGCGAAGGCCTGGCCTGCGTGCTCTCGGTCAAGATGCCCGACCCCAAGTTTGCCTCGCAGACCAAGATGAAGCTGGTTTCCTCGGAAGCCCGTCCGGCGGTCGAAGAAGTCGTCGCCCAGAAACTGGCTGATTTCCTGCTGGAAAACCCGATTGACGCCAAAACCATCTGCGGCAAGATCGTCGAAGCTTCGCGTGCCCGCGAAGCTGCCCGCAAGGCCCGCGAAATGACCCGCCGTAAAGGCGTGCTCGACGGCGTTGGACTGCCCGGCAAGCTCGCCGACTGCCAGGAAAAAGACCCGGCCCTGTGCGAAATCTACATCGTCGAGGGTGATTCCGCCGGCGGCTCGGCCAAGCAAGGGCGCGACCGCAAGTTCCAGGCGATCCTGCCGCTGCGCGGCAAGGTACTCAACGTCGAAAAGGCCCGCTTCGACAAGCTGATTTCTTCCGAGCAGATCGTGACTCTGATCACTGCGCTCGGCACTGGCATCGGCAAGGACGAATTCAAGATCGACAAGCTGCGCTATCACCGCATCATCATCATGACCGATGCCGACGTT
This genomic window from Dechloromonas sp. ZY10 contains:
- the dnaN gene encoding DNA polymerase III subunit beta; its protein translation is MVLIKTLRDTLLAPLQSVSGIVERRHTLPILSNVLLEKRGDQMTLLATDIEIQITNHATGVGGDGEGAVTVGARKLQDILRSLPDSTEISLVLEDKRLQVRAGKSRFSLQTLPADDFPRMTLTEDETRQFTIPQKAFRQLIGKTQYAMAAQDVRYYLNGLLLLVEGNELRAVATDGHRLAFASVGIEADLARQEMILPRKTVLELNRLLSDNEEPLTVTLASNQVRFSFGSIVLVSKLIDGKFPDYERVIPQSLRNHMTVSRQTLMQAMQRAAILTNEKFRGVRVVLADNALKLIAANAEQEEAQEEIEVAYGGEAIDVGFNVSYLLDVLNNVHADEVQWSFNDANSSALVTLPGNDRFKYVVMPMRI
- the gyrB gene encoding DNA topoisomerase (ATP-hydrolyzing) subunit B — encoded protein: MSEESQQNNSPQEAPAYGESSIQILEGLEAVRKRPGMYIGDTSDGTGLHHLVFEVVDNSIDEALAGHCDDIIVTIHTDNSISVIDNGRGIPTGVKMDDKHEPKRSAAEIALTELHAGGKFNQNSYKVSGGLHGVGVSCVNALSKWLRLTIRRDGKKHFMEFCRGVPVDRVIEQRDGVEISPLKVLGDTEKRGTEVHFLADEEIFGHVEFHYEILAKRLRELSFLNNGVSIKLVDQRSGKEELFAFAGGVQSFVEYVNRTKSVLHPKIFYSAGEAKVGGDGVTIGVEVAMQWNDSYQEQVLCFTNNIPQSDGGTHLTGLRAAMTRVINKYIDENEIAKKAKVDISGDDMREGLACVLSVKMPDPKFASQTKMKLVSSEARPAVEEVVAQKLADFLLENPIDAKTICGKIVEASRAREAARKAREMTRRKGVLDGVGLPGKLADCQEKDPALCEIYIVEGDSAGGSAKQGRDRKFQAILPLRGKVLNVEKARFDKLISSEQIVTLITALGTGIGKDEFKIDKLRYHRIIIMTDADVDGAHIRTLLLTLLYRQMPELIERGYVYIAQPPLYKVKHGKTERYLKDDQEYHQFLLNMALDEAVLTPQTGAEPISGSALENLARSWLATEAVIERIAHLINPDVLHAIVRHNLTVNLENEQKAQESGEQIAAHVGNGIRIVPRFDDIQERWTLRVERMHHGNLKVGLIDEDLLLSGDFLQLKRTGETLAGLFGAGAIIARGEKKAVISNFGDAMKWLLNEVERGINKQRYKGLGEMNPEQLWETTMDPTVRRLLRVQIDDAIAADEIFTTLMGENVEPRREFIENNALNAKIDI